A single window of Channa argus isolate prfri chromosome 10, Channa argus male v1.0, whole genome shotgun sequence DNA harbors:
- the nkx1.2lb gene encoding NK1 transcription factor-related protein 1 gives MNRERAVPGPGADGVQTVISRDRAVAGPVADAVQPGMNRDRAVSTPGGDGLQTVVCPESGDMLDGAAAGDKRLFSNAVAGGRDPQAVENHTEPPPTNPVLVPPQQGPNGHRTTSFSILDILDPNKFTRNRRPQHAGQRGERELSAYGAENRRGGTAEQREPSLEPSKGCYGAEDYESKEAFVYRSPDEEDYHRSGTPDSEAPDGPYSSEESSSALPSNEDRDLGQHSHQDSSRDTKSPGGGPAGQITNVQTNGGQGPKPKRKRSGSDSKSGKPRRARTAFTYEQLVALENKFKSTRYLSVCERLNLALSLSLTETQVKIWFQNRRTKWKKQNPGADTSAPTGAGGAGGAGGAGGGAGGGLGGLSPLSPSPPVSGHLAMHAGYAGHHHPPTGSLVQLPFLTASHVLSPFMLGTQSYAAPAFYSTHL, from the exons ATGAACCGGGAAAGAGCGGTACCGGGGCCCGGAGCGGACGGGGTCCAGACCGTGATAAGCCGAGACAGAGCCGTAGCAGGGCCCGTGGCGGACGCGGTTCAGCCCGGGATGAACCGGGACAGAGCGGTGTCGACGCCCGGCGGAGACGGACTCCAGACCGTGGTGTGTCCGGAAAGTGGAGACATGCTGGACGGAGCTGCTGCCGGCGACAAGCGGCTCTTCTCTAACGCGGTGGCCGGAGGCAGAGACCCCCAGGCCGTGGAGAACCATACAGAACCTCCGCCAACGAACCCGGTGTTAGTGCCTCCACAGCAG GGTCCCAACGGACACAGGACCACGTCTTTCTCCATCCTGGACATCCTGGACCCTAACAAGTTCACGAGGAACCGGCGACCGCAGCACGCGGGCCAGCGGGGGGAGCGCGAGCTGAGCGCGTACGGAGCGGAGAACCGCAGAGGAGGCACGGCGGAGCAGCGCGAGCCCAGTCTGGAGCCCAGCAAAGGCTGCTACGGTGCCGAGGACTATGAGAGCA aggAAGCATTTGTATACAGAAGCCCAGATGAGGAAGACTACCACAGATCTGGGACCCCAGACTCGGAGGCTCCAGATGGCCCCTACAGCAGTGAGGAGAGCAGCTCAGCTTTGCCCAGTAATGAAGACAGAGATCTTGGCCAGCACAGCCATCAGGACTCTTCCAGAGACACAAAGAGCCCAGGAGGAGGTCCTGCAGGCCAGATCACCAATGTGCAGACCAATGGAGGCCAGGGGCCCAAGCCCAAGAGGAAACGTTCTGGCTCAGACTCCAAGTCAGGGAAGCCTCGTAGAGCCCGGACTGCCTTCACCTATGAGCAGCTGGTAGCTCTGGAGAACAAGTTCAAGTCTACACGCTACCTGTCGGTGTGTGAGCGGCTCAACCTGGCCCTGTCGCTCTCCCTCACTGAGACCCAGGTCAAGATCTGGTTCCAGAACCGCCGGACCAAGTGGAAGAAACAAAACCCCGGTGCAGATACCTCTGCCCCCACTGGCGCGGGAGGAGCAGGAGGTGCTGGGGGCGCaggtggaggagcaggaggaggctTGGGGGGCCTTAGTCCTCTCAGCCCGTCTCCCCCAGTCAGCGGGCACCTGGCCATGCACGCTGGCTACGCCGGCCACCATCACCCTCCTACTGGGAGCCTGGTTCAGCTACCTTTCCTCACCGCCAGCCACGTCCTGTCCCCATTCATGCTGGGGACACAGAGCTACGCTGCTCCGGCCTTCTACAGCACACACCTGTAG